A genomic stretch from Colwellia sp. Arc7-635 includes:
- a CDS encoding LysE family translocator, producing the protein MIDITLLSLFIPTFFIVSLTPGMCMTLAMSLGITIGVRKTFWMMYGELLGVATVAVASVLGVATIMTKFPQLFQAFKLLGALYLLYVGINMWRAKGKLATATSQELQVIKKRSLFQQGFFTAIANPKGWAFMISLLPPFISQALPLAPQLSILVTVILISEFICMTIYATGGKTIGKVLTQRNNVQLLNKISGSLMILVAIWLASS; encoded by the coding sequence TTGATTGATATCACCTTACTTAGTTTATTTATTCCAACATTCTTTATTGTTAGCTTAACGCCAGGCATGTGTATGACATTAGCCATGAGCTTAGGGATCACGATTGGGGTAAGAAAAACATTTTGGATGATGTATGGTGAGTTATTAGGCGTTGCCACTGTTGCCGTCGCATCAGTGCTAGGTGTTGCTACAATAATGACAAAATTCCCGCAGCTATTTCAAGCATTTAAATTACTTGGCGCGCTTTATCTGCTTTATGTTGGAATTAATATGTGGCGAGCAAAAGGTAAACTAGCGACAGCGACAAGCCAAGAGTTGCAAGTGATTAAAAAGCGTAGTCTATTTCAACAAGGTTTTTTTACCGCCATTGCCAATCCAAAAGGTTGGGCATTTATGATCTCGCTTTTGCCACCTTTTATCAGTCAAGCACTACCCTTAGCGCCACAGCTAAGTATTTTAGTAACCGTGATATTAATATCAGAATTTATCTGTATGACAATATATGCCACCGGCGGAAAAACTATTGGTAAGGTACTAACCCAACGCAACAATGTACAACTGCTGAATAAAATATCAGGAAGTTTAATGATATTAGTCGCTATTTGGTTAGCTAGTAGCTAG
- a CDS encoding DUF4266 domain-containing protein → MVKCSLLSATILLASGCSSLGVQPWERDLLAKDEMALTSSPIDAALDDHIYFSKEASSGGKGFGGGGCGCN, encoded by the coding sequence ATCGTTAAGTGCTCACTATTATCGGCAACAATACTGCTAGCCAGTGGCTGTTCATCATTAGGTGTACAACCATGGGAGCGTGACTTGTTGGCGAAAGACGAAATGGCCTTAACTTCTTCACCAATAGATGCCGCATTGGACGATCATATCTACTTCAGTAAAGAAGCATCTAGCGGCGGTAAAGGTTTTGGTGGCGGAGGTTGCGGATGCAATTAA
- a CDS encoding TlpA disulfide reductase family protein: MHSSTNSLSQSENTLKQALAKHKGQVIYLDFWASWCGPCRKSFPWMNAISKKYQEQGFVVISVNLDADKALAQDFLSKNTANFSVIYDPQGDIAQRFSVQGMPSSLIIDRQGKIQQAHTGFFTKKIKLYEAQLMALLAIK, from the coding sequence ATGCATTCATCAACAAATTCACTGTCTCAGTCTGAAAACACATTAAAGCAAGCGTTAGCAAAGCATAAAGGGCAAGTGATTTATCTTGATTTTTGGGCTTCTTGGTGTGGACCCTGTCGCAAATCGTTCCCTTGGATGAATGCAATATCAAAGAAATATCAAGAGCAAGGTTTTGTCGTGATTAGCGTTAATCTCGATGCGGATAAAGCCCTAGCACAAGACTTTCTCAGCAAAAATACTGCAAACTTTTCTGTTATCTACGATCCCCAAGGGGATATTGCTCAACGTTTTAGTGTTCAGGGCATGCCAAGCAGTTTAATTATTGATCGGCAAGGTAAAATACAACAAGCACATACCGGTTTCTTTACAAAAAAAATAAAACTTTATGAAGCGCAATTAATGGCGTTATTAGCAATTAAATAG